A part of Rhinatrema bivittatum chromosome 16, aRhiBiv1.1, whole genome shotgun sequence genomic DNA contains:
- the LOC115078734 gene encoding E3 ubiquitin-protein ligase TRIM39-like isoform X2: MAAANPAEALRDEATCSICLEYFTDPVSVECGHNFCRPCIAQYWEGMDRNFPCPQCRKRTRKRSFRPNRQLANMTEMEQLQSCLKSLRKELMNVQAFQTKEQERTRKLKENVEIQRQRIVSEFEELNRFLRLEKQGLLDRLAEEEGEILQQLDNSILGLAKQNSLLENTIRELEEKYHSAAIDLLEEVKSALSRGEEMKCQEPEPVDTEIKKNAYNYPLQYFTLKNIIKKLNVSFVALDPETANQSLILSEDRKSARVGEVWRERPVNPRRFEDSSSVLGCEGFTSGTHYWEVGVGDGRIWIVGAAEESVSRRGGITSSTDRGIWAVNLIAGHYRALTSPASCLTPSESPNKLGVYLDYEGGRLSFHNGDTMEHLYTFTSTFTRKSSLSSVLGPGTEIRL; this comes from the exons ATGGCTGCTGCAAACCCGGCCGAGGCCCTCCGGGATGAGGCCACCTGCTCAATCTGCCTGGAGTATTTCACGGACCCGGTGTCGGTGGAGTGCGGACACAACTTCTGCCGCCCCTGCATCGCCCAGTACTGGGAGGGGATGGATAGGAACTTCCCCTGCCCCCAGTGCAGGAAAAGGACTCGGAAGAGGAGCTTCAGGCCTAACAGGCAGCTGGCAAATATGACGGAAATG GAACAACTTCAGAGTTGTTTGAAGTCCTTGAGGAAGGAACTGATGAATGTCCAAGCTTTTCAGACCAAAGAGCAAGAAAGGACCAGAAAACTGAAG GAAAACGTAGAAATTCAGAGGCAGAGGATCGTGTCTGAGTTTGAGGAGCTGAACCGGTTTCTGAGGCTGGAGAAGCAGGGTCTTCTGGACAGGCTGGCggaggaagagggggagattCTGCAGCAACTGGACAACAGCATCCTCGGGCTGGCGAAGCAGAATTCACTGCTGGAAAACACGATAAGAGAGCTGGAGGAGAAATACCATAGCGCAGCCATAGACTTACTGGAG GAGGTGAAAAGTGCCTTGAGCAG AGGTGAAGAAATGAAATGCCAAGAGCCAGAACCTGTGGACACTGAGATCAAAAAGAATGCATACAACTATCCTCTCCAGTATTTTACGctgaaaaatataataaagaaacTGAATG TGTCGTTTGTGGCTCTGGATCCAGAAACGGCGAATCAGTCTCTCATCCTGTCCGAAGACAGGAAGAGCGCAAGAGTTGGCGAGGTCTGGCGGGAACGGCCGGTGAATCCCAGAAGGTTTGAGGATTCTTCCTCTGTACTGGGCTGCGAGGGATTCACATCGGGAACACATTactgggaggtgggggtgggggatgggagaatTTGGATCGTGGGCGCCGCCGAGGAGTCCGTGAGTCGAAGAGGAGGGATAACTTCATCAACAGACAGGGGAATCTGGGCTGTGAATTTGATTGCAGGTCATTACCGAGCTCTCACTTCCCCTGCAAGTTGTTTGACCCCGAGCGAGAGCCCCAACAAACTTGGAGTTTACCTGGACTATGAGGGAGGACGATTGTCCTTTCACAATGGCGACACCATGGAGCACCTCTACACTTTCACGTCTACCTTCACCAGAAAATCTTCCCTTtcttctgtattgggacctggaACAGAAATTAGACTGTGA
- the LOC115078734 gene encoding E3 ubiquitin-protein ligase TRIM39-like isoform X1, giving the protein MAAANPAEALRDEATCSICLEYFTDPVSVECGHNFCRPCIAQYWEGMDRNFPCPQCRKRTRKRSFRPNRQLANMTEMVKQLSVRAAREPAEGVCEKHKETLKLFCQEDQKPICVVCDRSKDHRSHTVIPIEEAVQEYKEQLQSCLKSLRKELMNVQAFQTKEQERTRKLKENVEIQRQRIVSEFEELNRFLRLEKQGLLDRLAEEEGEILQQLDNSILGLAKQNSLLENTIRELEEKYHSAAIDLLEEVKSALSRGEEMKCQEPEPVDTEIKKNAYNYPLQYFTLKNIIKKLNVSFVALDPETANQSLILSEDRKSARVGEVWRERPVNPRRFEDSSSVLGCEGFTSGTHYWEVGVGDGRIWIVGAAEESVSRRGGITSSTDRGIWAVNLIAGHYRALTSPASCLTPSESPNKLGVYLDYEGGRLSFHNGDTMEHLYTFTSTFTRKSSLSSVLGPGTEIRL; this is encoded by the exons ATGGCTGCTGCAAACCCGGCCGAGGCCCTCCGGGATGAGGCCACCTGCTCAATCTGCCTGGAGTATTTCACGGACCCGGTGTCGGTGGAGTGCGGACACAACTTCTGCCGCCCCTGCATCGCCCAGTACTGGGAGGGGATGGATAGGAACTTCCCCTGCCCCCAGTGCAGGAAAAGGACTCGGAAGAGGAGCTTCAGGCCTAACAGGCAGCTGGCAAATATGACGGAAATGGTAAAGCAGCTCTCGGTGCGGGCGGCGAGGGAGCCGGCTGAGGGTGTCTGTGAGAAGCATAAGGAGACTCTGAAACTGTTCTGCCAGGAGGATCAGAAACCCATCTGTGTGGTGTGTGATAGATCCAAAgatcacagatctcacaccgtgatccccatagaggaggctgtgcaggaatacaag GAACAACTTCAGAGTTGTTTGAAGTCCTTGAGGAAGGAACTGATGAATGTCCAAGCTTTTCAGACCAAAGAGCAAGAAAGGACCAGAAAACTGAAG GAAAACGTAGAAATTCAGAGGCAGAGGATCGTGTCTGAGTTTGAGGAGCTGAACCGGTTTCTGAGGCTGGAGAAGCAGGGTCTTCTGGACAGGCTGGCggaggaagagggggagattCTGCAGCAACTGGACAACAGCATCCTCGGGCTGGCGAAGCAGAATTCACTGCTGGAAAACACGATAAGAGAGCTGGAGGAGAAATACCATAGCGCAGCCATAGACTTACTGGAG GAGGTGAAAAGTGCCTTGAGCAG AGGTGAAGAAATGAAATGCCAAGAGCCAGAACCTGTGGACACTGAGATCAAAAAGAATGCATACAACTATCCTCTCCAGTATTTTACGctgaaaaatataataaagaaacTGAATG TGTCGTTTGTGGCTCTGGATCCAGAAACGGCGAATCAGTCTCTCATCCTGTCCGAAGACAGGAAGAGCGCAAGAGTTGGCGAGGTCTGGCGGGAACGGCCGGTGAATCCCAGAAGGTTTGAGGATTCTTCCTCTGTACTGGGCTGCGAGGGATTCACATCGGGAACACATTactgggaggtgggggtgggggatgggagaatTTGGATCGTGGGCGCCGCCGAGGAGTCCGTGAGTCGAAGAGGAGGGATAACTTCATCAACAGACAGGGGAATCTGGGCTGTGAATTTGATTGCAGGTCATTACCGAGCTCTCACTTCCCCTGCAAGTTGTTTGACCCCGAGCGAGAGCCCCAACAAACTTGGAGTTTACCTGGACTATGAGGGAGGACGATTGTCCTTTCACAATGGCGACACCATGGAGCACCTCTACACTTTCACGTCTACCTTCACCAGAAAATCTTCCCTTtcttctgtattgggacctggaACAGAAATTAGACTGTGA